The nucleotide sequence GGATACAAGTCATGGAATGACACGGACGGAAGTGCTCTGCTCCAGATGTGGAGGGCATTTAGGGCATGTTTTCCCCGATGGCCCGGAGCCTACCGGGCTTAGATACTGTATCAATTCAGCATCTTTAAAATTTAAAAAAGATTAATATTCAAAGGAAAGTATGACTCCCGTACAAAACAGATTAGGCGAAATATTCCGAAACCTACATTCAAAGGATATCTTTGTGATGCCTAACGCTTGGGATGCGGGTAGCGCTCGTATGTTGGCGGGGGCGGGATATTCCGCGATCGGGACTACGAGTGCAGGTATCGCTTTTGCGGCCGGGCTACCCGATCACCAGATTATGAGTAAAGAAGACATGCTTTCAGAAGTAAAATCTATCGTGGACTCCGTCGGAATTCCGGTAAGCGCGGATCTGGAAGGAGGTTACGGGATCCAGCCTTCGCAAGTCGCTGAAACGGTAAAACAAGCGATCGGTATCGGAGTGGTTGGGTGTAATATAGAAGACCTGAGCGGCGATCCTTCTTCTCCTTTGTTGGATGTCAAACTTGCCACGGAAAGAATTCATGCGATCCGAAAGACTGCGGATCAAAGCGGTGTTCCATTTACTCTCACTGCAAGAACGGATGCCTTCTTAACGAATCATCCCAACGCCATGGAAGAAGCGATCGCTCGTTGTAATTCATATAAAGAAGCGGGAGCAGACTGTCTTTTTATACCCGGGATAGGAGATCCTCAAACGATAGGCACATTAGTACGTTCTATCAACGGTCCTCTAAATGTAGTCATGGGTTTAAGTCATAACCAACTTACTGTCGAGGAATTAAGATCTCTTGGGGTTCGGAGAATTAGTATAGGCGGAAGTCTTGCACGAGCCTGTTTTCATCTCATTCGTCAAGCTGCACTTGAAATAAAGAATTCAGGCAGTTTTACTTATGCGAATCATCAGTATTCTCATAAAGAATTATGCGATTTTTTTGCGGAATACGAGGCTAATACCAAATGACATTCTTTCACTTTCTATAGAGTGGAAGGACATAAAATTCTGTTTGCGCCTCGGGGCTGAGAATGGATTCTACCCTAGGGCGGGATTTTCGCCCGCGGTAGAAACCGAATGAAGAGAGACCATCTTACTTACCTTCCCGAAAAAGGGAATATCCGTCCCGTAATCGTACAACATTTAGCCGAGATCTATCACCATATATATTATTTTTTCTGTCATATCCTGGGGATCTTTATAGAACTTCCGGATCATACCGAAGGTTACAAAAGACCTATCGTATGTGTTTCCGGATTTTTAGGAAGAGGTCTGACTTGGGCTGCGATGCGTAAACATCTAATCTCTCTTGGACATCCGGTGTATGTGGTTCCACTGGGATTCCAGACGGGAAACATCCGCAAAAAAAGTAAGATACTCGAAAATTTCCTAATAGAGAAAAATATCAAAGATTGTTATTTGATCTGTCATTCCATGGGAGGACTGATCGCCGCCGGTTTAAGTTATAAAGGAAGAGACAGGGTTCGAAAAATTTTCGTGGTAGGGTCGCCTATGCACGGAACTTATATGGCTTACCTTGCTCCTATCTTTCCTTGTACCTGGCAAATGATGCCCGGTTCTAAATTAGTGAAGGAAGTA is from Leptospira sp. WS58.C1 and encodes:
- a CDS encoding isocitrate lyase/PEP mutase family protein → MTPVQNRLGEIFRNLHSKDIFVMPNAWDAGSARMLAGAGYSAIGTTSAGIAFAAGLPDHQIMSKEDMLSEVKSIVDSVGIPVSADLEGGYGIQPSQVAETVKQAIGIGVVGCNIEDLSGDPSSPLLDVKLATERIHAIRKTADQSGVPFTLTARTDAFLTNHPNAMEEAIARCNSYKEAGADCLFIPGIGDPQTIGTLVRSINGPLNVVMGLSHNQLTVEELRSLGVRRISIGGSLARACFHLIRQAALEIKNSGSFTYANHQYSHKELCDFFAEYEANTK
- a CDS encoding esterase/lipase family protein; its protein translation is MKRDHLTYLPEKGNIRPVIVQHLAEIYHHIYYFFCHILGIFIELPDHTEGYKRPIVCVSGFLGRGLTWAAMRKHLISLGHPVYVVPLGFQTGNIRKKSKILENFLIEKNIKDCYLICHSMGGLIAAGLSYKGRDRVRKIFVVGSPMHGTYMAYLAPIFPCTWQMMPGSKLVKEVVETYSKFHNVQAVFTKGEGIVRPWESATLGHFDDVEIPEYGHLNLYLGPLGIECLGSLVTSEEKKDPLPIKQKPVAKEDIKKESVASAPSKKTSPKKQAAKKTSPAKKKTAKSSPKKVKPKKKR